One Malania oleifera isolate guangnan ecotype guangnan chromosome 9, ASM2987363v1, whole genome shotgun sequence DNA segment encodes these proteins:
- the LOC131164466 gene encoding small ribosomal subunit protein eS17-like: MKWIQKGLVQGISLKLQEEECEGRMDFVPDISAIKTDEIKVDKETTDILTALSMMDLPRVREDESVVVPVLTAPFGYWDGGPCRSINLRTDQIPLEPRRDVSVHEPIELMCSKRSGSDFSD; the protein is encoded by the coding sequence ATGAAGTGGATCCAGAAGGGTCTTGTTCAGGGTATTTCTCTGAAGTTGCAAGAGGAAGAGTGTGAGGGGCGCATGGACTTTGTACCTGACATCTCCGCCATCAAGACCGACGAGATTAAAGTCGACAAGGAGACCACTGACATACTCACCGCGCTCAGCATGATGGATCTTCCCAGAGTTAGGGAGGACGAGTCGGTGGTTGTGCCGGTGCTGACTGCTCCATTCGGCTATTGGGACGGTGGACCCTGTAGGAGCATCAATCTTCGCACGGATCAAATCCCCCTCGAACCTCGTAGAGACGTCTCAGTTCATGAACCAATCGAACTGATGTGCTCAAAAAGATCAGGGAGTGATTTCTCCGACTAG